The following proteins come from a genomic window of Candidatus Bipolaricaulis sibiricus:
- a CDS encoding SSU ribosomal protein S8p (S15Ae), translating into MMVNDPIADMLARIRNALARSMEEVTMPSSRMKVDIARILADEGYIESYAVEEGTPCPTLRLKLKYKREGTRFRRPAIQGLRRVSTSSRRVYLGADEIPNTRGGLGTAVLSTSQGVMTGREARRRRIGGELLYEVW; encoded by the coding sequence ATGATGGTGAACGACCCCATTGCCGATATGCTGGCGCGGATCCGCAACGCCCTCGCCCGGTCCATGGAAGAGGTGACGATGCCCTCGTCGCGGATGAAGGTGGACATCGCCCGGATCCTGGCCGATGAGGGGTACATCGAGTCGTATGCGGTGGAGGAAGGGACCCCCTGCCCCACGCTGCGCCTCAAGCTGAAGTACAAGCGGGAGGGGACGCGGTTCCGTCGCCCGGCCATCCAAGGCCTGCGGCGGGTGAGCACGTCCTCACGCCGCGTGTACCTCGGGGCGGACGAGATCCCGAACACACGCGGGGGGTTGGGCACGGCCGTTCTGTCCACATCGCAAGGGGTCATGACGGGACGCGAGGCCCGGCGCCGTCGGATCGGCGGCGAGCTCCTGTACGAGGTGTGGTGA
- a CDS encoding SSU ribosomal protein S13p (S18e): MARIAGINLPAKKQIAVALTYIYGIGTARAHEILKRTGVAPDTKVMDLTEQDVTALRREVESQLVEGDLRRQVRANIQRMIDIGCYRGLRHKVGLPVRGQKTRTNARTWKGPRPAKAGKRK, from the coding sequence ATGGCACGAATCGCAGGGATCAACCTTCCGGCGAAGAAACAGATTGCGGTGGCCCTGACCTACATCTATGGCATCGGCACAGCGAGGGCCCACGAGATCCTGAAGCGGACGGGTGTCGCTCCAGATACGAAGGTCATGGACCTCACCGAGCAGGATGTGACCGCCCTCCGGCGTGAGGTGGAGTCGCAGCTGGTCGAAGGTGACCTGCGGCGACAGGTGCGGGCGAACATCCAGCGCATGATTGACATCGGCTGCTACCGGGGGCTTCGCCACAAGGTGGGGTTGCCGGTGCGTGGTCAGAAGACGCGAACGAATGCTCGGACCTGGAAGGGGCCACGGCCGGCCAAGGCCGGGAAGAGGAAGTAA
- a CDS encoding SSU ribosomal protein S5p (S2e) translates to MARYAEQPANEVIDIRRVGKVTKGGKRLRFRVVVVAGDGAGRVGVGVGKSVEIPQAVQQAIRDAMKRLVTVPIQDGTIPHEVRGQYGAAKVLLRPAYPGTGVIAGRTVGAVCRIAGIRNILTKALRSTNPLNLARATLDGFRQMEGVEMVAARRGKTVEEILEVEDAEAR, encoded by the coding sequence ATGGCGAGATACGCAGAGCAACCAGCGAACGAGGTCATCGACATCCGTCGGGTGGGCAAGGTCACCAAGGGTGGAAAGCGCCTTCGGTTCCGGGTCGTGGTTGTGGCAGGTGACGGCGCAGGCCGAGTCGGGGTGGGGGTGGGGAAGTCGGTCGAGATTCCCCAGGCTGTCCAGCAGGCGATCCGGGATGCGATGAAACGTCTGGTCACGGTTCCGATCCAGGATGGGACGATCCCCCACGAGGTCCGAGGCCAGTACGGAGCGGCCAAGGTGCTGCTGCGCCCGGCGTATCCGGGGACCGGGGTTATTGCCGGCCGGACGGTGGGAGCGGTGTGCCGGATCGCGGGCATACGGAACATCCTCACCAAGGCCCTGCGGTCCACGAATCCGCTCAACCTGGCCCGAGCAACGCTCGATGGGTTCCGCCAGATGGAGGGCGTGGAGATGGTTGCCGCCCGGCGTGGGAAGACCGTTGAGGAGATCTTGGAGGTCGAGGATGCTGAGGCTCGATAA
- a CDS encoding 50S ribosomal protein L36 translates to MKVRSSVKKICEKCRVIRRTGRLWVVCRNPKHKQRQG, encoded by the coding sequence ATGAAGGTCCGGAGCTCAGTGAAGAAGATCTGCGAGAAGTGCCGGGTCATCCGCCGCACGGGACGGTTGTGGGTTGTGTGCCGCAACCCCAAGCACAAGCAGCGGCAGGGGTAG
- a CDS encoding SSU ribosomal protein S4p (S9e) codes for MGRYAGPKCRACRREGVKLFLRGDRCYSAQCPVSKRPQVPGQHSRFRRRATPYAIRIREKQKLKRIYGVREAQFRRYVEAGKKWKGVTGEAILKQLERRLDNVVYRAGFAHSRNQARQIVGHGHILVNGRPANIASHLLSEGDIVEVKPQSRDKLRPQIKEAAERRPVPSWVTRDLEGLRIQVAAEPNVEEIEQSVKMNLIVEFYSR; via the coding sequence ATGGGCAGGTACGCAGGTCCGAAGTGCAGGGCATGTCGGCGGGAGGGCGTGAAGCTGTTCCTGCGTGGGGATCGCTGCTACTCAGCACAGTGCCCGGTCTCGAAGCGGCCTCAGGTTCCGGGGCAGCACAGCCGGTTCCGTCGGCGGGCAACGCCCTACGCAATCCGGATCCGCGAGAAGCAGAAGCTGAAGCGGATCTACGGCGTTCGAGAGGCGCAGTTCCGACGCTACGTCGAGGCCGGGAAGAAGTGGAAGGGCGTGACCGGTGAGGCCATTTTGAAGCAGCTGGAGCGACGGCTGGACAACGTGGTGTACCGTGCAGGATTCGCTCACTCACGCAACCAGGCACGTCAGATCGTCGGTCACGGGCACATCCTCGTCAACGGGCGGCCGGCCAACATCGCTTCTCACCTGTTGAGCGAGGGGGACATTGTCGAGGTCAAGCCGCAGTCGCGGGACAAGCTTCGCCCCCAGATCAAGGAGGCGGCGGAGCGCCGGCCTGTTCCAAGTTGGGTAACACGGGATCTTGAGGGGCTGCGGATCCAAGTGGCCGCGGAGCCGAATGTGGAGGAGATCGAGCAGTCCGTCAAGATGAACCTGATCGTGGAGTTCTACTCGAGGTAA
- a CDS encoding Protein translocase subunit SecY, translated as MLGRIQQVFAIEELRRRILYTLGMLLVFRIGAHIPVPGVDTKQLADVLSGAFGAGLFQFINMFTGGALQQFSLFSLGVIPYINASIILSLLIPAFPKLKKLQEEGREGRKKLTQYTRWGTVVLALAQSYAMGVLVVQYGLAQPSVGFFLSTIITLTAGSIFLMWVGERMTENGVGNGISMLIMAGIVARFPAEIQQSALEISAGTVHPLWGIGLIGLFVAVVALTVIIQQGQRKIVIQYAKRTSGRRVYGGHTTHLPLRVNQGGVIPIIFASAILTLPSSIATWVPQLNWLQSYVAPGSTIYLVAYVLLIFFFTYFYSSLVFDPNDIAKNLREAGGFVPGVRPGQPTADHLGAVTNRLLLVGGLFLAGIAVLPFVFSALSNMRGFAIGGTSILILVGVGIDTIMQIEAHLVMRQYESLVKGSAFLGRKGL; from the coding sequence GTGCTGGGACGCATTCAGCAGGTGTTCGCGATCGAGGAGCTGCGGAGGAGGATCCTCTACACGTTGGGGATGCTCCTCGTGTTTCGGATCGGAGCCCACATCCCGGTGCCGGGTGTGGACACCAAACAACTTGCCGACGTCCTGTCCGGAGCGTTCGGTGCTGGCTTGTTCCAGTTCATCAACATGTTCACCGGCGGGGCACTGCAGCAGTTCTCGCTGTTCTCGCTGGGTGTGATCCCGTACATCAACGCCTCAATCATCCTGTCGCTGCTGATCCCGGCGTTCCCGAAACTGAAGAAGCTGCAGGAAGAGGGTCGGGAAGGCCGCAAGAAGCTCACCCAGTACACCCGTTGGGGAACGGTCGTCCTCGCTCTTGCCCAGTCCTACGCGATGGGCGTGCTCGTGGTGCAGTACGGGCTGGCGCAGCCGTCGGTGGGTTTCTTCCTGAGCACGATCATCACCCTCACCGCGGGGTCGATCTTCCTGATGTGGGTTGGCGAGCGGATGACGGAGAACGGTGTTGGCAACGGGATCTCGATGCTCATCATGGCGGGCATCGTGGCCCGGTTCCCGGCGGAGATCCAGCAGTCGGCCCTTGAGATCTCGGCAGGCACGGTTCACCCACTGTGGGGGATCGGCCTGATCGGGCTGTTCGTGGCGGTGGTCGCCCTCACGGTGATCATCCAGCAGGGTCAGCGCAAAATCGTCATCCAATACGCCAAGCGCACTTCCGGACGCCGGGTCTATGGCGGGCATACCACCCACCTCCCGCTGCGGGTGAACCAGGGGGGCGTGATCCCGATCATCTTTGCCTCTGCGATCCTCACGCTCCCGAGCTCGATCGCGACCTGGGTTCCTCAGTTGAACTGGCTCCAGAGCTACGTGGCACCTGGAAGCACGATTTACCTGGTCGCTTACGTGCTTCTCATCTTCTTCTTCACGTACTTCTACTCGTCGCTGGTGTTCGATCCGAACGACATCGCGAAGAACCTCCGCGAGGCGGGCGGGTTCGTGCCCGGGGTGCGGCCGGGTCAGCCGACGGCGGATCACCTGGGAGCCGTGACGAACCGGTTGCTGCTTGTGGGGGGGCTGTTCCTGGCTGGCATTGCCGTCCTCCCGTTCGTGTTCTCCGCTCTGTCCAACATGCGGGGCTTCGCGATCGGGGGAACCTCGATCCTCATCCTGGTCGGAGTGGGCATCGACACGATCATGCAGATCGAGGCCCACCTGGTGATGCGTCAGTACGAGTCACTGGTCAAGGGCTCCGCGTTCTTGGGGAGGAAGGGCCTGTGA
- a CDS encoding type Z 30S ribosomal protein S14: MARKAMIEKANRRPKFAVRKHNRCQLCGRSRAYIRDFGLCRLCFRKLALDGQLPGVKKAAW; this comes from the coding sequence ATGGCACGGAAGGCCATGATCGAGAAGGCGAACCGCCGCCCAAAGTTCGCGGTACGCAAGCACAACCGGTGCCAGCTGTGCGGGCGGTCACGGGCGTACATCCGGGACTTCGGCCTGTGCCGGCTCTGCTTCCGCAAGCTGGCCCTGGACGGACAGCTCCCGGGCGTGAAGAAGGCGGCGTGGTGA
- a CDS encoding L-threonine 3-dehydrogenase, whose translation MRILVTGATGQIGSELTLELRRRYGGHQVVAAGHRKPASTDLAESGPFVSLDVTNRDALVRVIREHKIETVYHLAAVLSATGEQNPQRAWEVNVNGLYNLLELAREVGIAQIFHPSSIAVFGSRTPRDRTPQDTVLSPTTMYGVTKVTGELLADYYAHRYGLDIRGLRYPGIISSETPPGGGTTDYAVEMFYYAVEGKPYTCFVRDDTTLPMMYMPDCLRSAIELMEAPCARLRYRTYNITAMSFTAGELATEIRRHVPGFRVEYAPDFRQAIADTWPRSIDDSAARADWGWTPRYGLAEMVPEMLAALRRRHAAGQLYPTAG comes from the coding sequence ATGCGCATTCTCGTCACAGGGGCCACGGGGCAGATCGGGTCAGAGCTCACACTGGAACTACGTAGACGCTACGGAGGTCATCAGGTTGTAGCGGCGGGGCACCGCAAGCCGGCATCGACCGACCTCGCGGAGTCGGGCCCGTTCGTGTCCCTTGACGTCACGAACCGCGACGCGTTGGTACGGGTCATCCGCGAACACAAGATCGAGACCGTGTACCACCTCGCCGCGGTCCTGTCCGCCACCGGCGAGCAGAACCCCCAGCGGGCGTGGGAGGTCAACGTGAACGGGCTGTACAACCTCCTCGAGCTCGCGCGCGAGGTCGGGATCGCCCAGATCTTCCACCCGAGCTCGATCGCGGTGTTCGGTTCCCGCACTCCCCGCGACCGCACCCCCCAGGACACGGTCCTATCCCCGACGACGATGTACGGCGTGACGAAGGTCACCGGAGAGCTCCTCGCTGACTACTACGCCCATCGCTACGGCCTGGACATCCGCGGGCTGCGCTACCCCGGAATCATCTCGAGCGAAACCCCGCCCGGAGGCGGGACAACGGACTACGCGGTGGAGATGTTCTACTACGCAGTGGAAGGAAAACCCTATACGTGTTTCGTCCGCGACGACACGACCCTCCCGATGATGTACATGCCGGACTGCCTGCGGTCGGCGATCGAGCTGATGGAGGCGCCGTGTGCGAGGCTTCGCTACCGAACCTACAACATCACCGCGATGAGTTTCACCGCCGGCGAGCTCGCCACGGAGATCCGCCGGCACGTGCCCGGATTCCGCGTCGAGTACGCGCCGGACTTCCGCCAAGCAATCGCTGACACCTGGCCCCGCTCGATCGACGACTCGGCGGCTCGCGCCGACTGGGGCTGGACGCCTCGCTACGGCCTCGCAGAGATGGTGCCGGAGATGCTCGCCGCGCTGCGCAGGCGCCACGCAGCAGGACAGCTGTACCCCACAGCTGGATAG
- a CDS encoding LSU ribosomal protein L5p (L11e), producing MPYPRYSEEVAPRLMKELGYSNVMQAPKVTKVVVNMGVGKHDDPKILEGAVKNLAQITGQKPVVTRAKRAVSDFKIRKGDAIGCMVTLRGPRAYEFLYKLFNVALPGIRDFKGVSPDAFDGRGNFSIGLAEQMVFPEISYDDVVRAQGMDITIVTTAETDREGAALLAALGCAFRKE from the coding sequence ATGCCCTATCCAAGATACAGCGAGGAAGTTGCGCCGAGGCTGATGAAGGAGCTCGGGTACTCCAACGTGATGCAGGCCCCCAAGGTGACGAAGGTCGTGGTGAACATGGGGGTGGGCAAGCATGACGATCCGAAGATCCTCGAGGGAGCCGTGAAGAACCTGGCTCAGATCACCGGCCAGAAGCCGGTGGTAACGCGGGCCAAGCGGGCAGTGTCGGACTTCAAGATCCGCAAGGGCGATGCCATTGGATGCATGGTGACGCTGCGCGGGCCCCGGGCGTACGAGTTCCTGTACAAGCTGTTCAACGTGGCCCTCCCCGGGATCCGCGACTTCAAGGGCGTCTCCCCGGATGCGTTTGATGGACGAGGGAACTTCTCGATCGGTCTGGCCGAGCAGATGGTGTTCCCGGAGATCTCGTACGATGACGTGGTGCGTGCCCAGGGGATGGACATCACCATTGTGACCACCGCAGAGACGGACCGCGAGGGCGCAGCGCTGCTGGCGGCTCTGGGTTGCGCGTTCCGCAAGGAGTAG
- a CDS encoding RidA family protein: MPGRPVVPAGTAVAGPYSPAVQAGGFLFVSGQLPVTAGGALLTGSIADQTRQCLENVGRIVQSAGGTVRDLVKVTIFLADMDDFAAVNTAYAAFLGAELPARSCVEVSRLPKDARIEIEAIAYLGS, from the coding sequence ATGCCGGGTCGGCCCGTGGTTCCTGCAGGAACGGCTGTTGCGGGTCCATACTCCCCCGCGGTTCAGGCCGGGGGGTTTCTGTTTGTCTCCGGGCAGTTGCCCGTTACGGCAGGCGGAGCGCTGCTGACGGGATCCATTGCCGATCAGACCCGGCAGTGCCTGGAGAACGTAGGGCGCATCGTGCAATCCGCCGGCGGCACAGTGCGGGATCTTGTGAAGGTGACGATCTTCCTCGCTGACATGGACGACTTCGCGGCGGTCAACACCGCGTACGCGGCGTTCTTGGGCGCGGAGCTTCCGGCCCGGTCCTGCGTCGAGGTGAGTCGCCTCCCCAAGGACGCGCGGATCGAGATCGAGGCCATCGCCTACCTCGGCTCATAG
- a CDS encoding DNA-directed RNA polymerase alpha subunit: MASFVYPESATWAEPTDSRYGRLVVAPLERGYATTLGNALRRVLLSAVPGAAVVRVLFPGHFHEYDTISGVREDVLHIILNLKGLAIRCRDEALHRLYVNATGPGEVTAGDIETPAGVEITNPEHVIATLEKKGKLELEMEVEVGRGFRTAEENKRDDAPLSLIPVDADFSPIERVNFTVEATRVGGKSGFERLLLDVWTNGAITPVEAVGHAVQVLREHLALLEGVRGERVGRVEQPEVAEELLQPLSELGFEVRACNLLREEGVITLNDLLSRTREEVSDIHGFGEKTLARLEERLSELGHRLHSEKED; the protein is encoded by the coding sequence ATGGCGTCCTTTGTGTATCCTGAATCGGCAACATGGGCCGAGCCGACCGACTCCCGCTACGGGCGTTTGGTCGTGGCGCCGTTGGAGCGTGGATACGCGACCACGCTGGGCAACGCCCTGCGCAGGGTGCTCCTGTCGGCAGTTCCTGGAGCCGCGGTGGTTCGGGTGTTGTTCCCTGGCCACTTCCACGAGTACGACACGATCAGCGGTGTCCGGGAGGACGTTCTGCACATCATCCTCAACCTGAAGGGGCTCGCGATCCGGTGTCGGGATGAAGCACTCCACCGGCTGTACGTGAACGCGACGGGTCCCGGTGAGGTGACGGCTGGCGACATCGAGACCCCGGCGGGGGTCGAGATCACGAACCCCGAGCACGTGATCGCCACGCTGGAGAAGAAGGGCAAGCTCGAGCTGGAGATGGAGGTCGAGGTCGGGCGGGGGTTCCGGACGGCGGAGGAGAACAAGCGCGACGACGCGCCGCTGTCGCTCATCCCCGTGGATGCAGACTTCTCACCGATCGAGCGGGTGAACTTCACCGTCGAGGCAACCCGGGTGGGGGGGAAGTCCGGCTTCGAGCGGCTGCTCCTTGACGTGTGGACGAACGGGGCCATCACCCCGGTCGAAGCTGTAGGGCACGCAGTTCAAGTGCTGCGCGAGCACTTGGCGCTCCTCGAAGGGGTGCGCGGAGAACGGGTGGGGCGGGTGGAGCAGCCCGAGGTCGCCGAGGAGCTGCTGCAGCCGTTGAGCGAACTGGGGTTCGAGGTCCGAGCCTGCAACCTGCTCCGGGAGGAAGGTGTCATTACCCTGAACGATCTCTTGTCGCGGACCCGCGAAGAGGTCTCTGACATCCACGGCTTCGGGGAGAAGACGCTGGCCCGGCTCGAAGAGCGCCTCAGCGAACTTGGCCACAGGCTGCACTCAGAAAAGGAGGACTAG
- a CDS encoding SSU ribosomal protein S11p (S14e) — MAQARKKKAIRLDRARVHVHSTFNNTIITVTDPNGNAVGWQSGGTAGFTGSRKGTPYAAQLATQALVRDLKEYGVRSVIVTVDGTGSGRQAVVQTLRSLGIQVEEVRNVTPVSHS, encoded by the coding sequence ATGGCTCAGGCACGGAAGAAGAAGGCGATTCGTCTCGACCGAGCGCGGGTGCACGTGCACTCCACGTTCAACAACACGATCATCACCGTGACCGATCCGAACGGCAACGCGGTTGGCTGGCAGTCGGGTGGGACGGCGGGGTTCACAGGCTCGCGGAAGGGGACGCCGTATGCCGCCCAGCTGGCCACGCAGGCATTGGTGCGTGATCTGAAGGAGTACGGCGTGCGGTCGGTCATCGTGACCGTGGACGGCACGGGATCAGGGCGACAGGCTGTGGTGCAGACGCTGCGCTCGCTGGGGATCCAGGTCGAGGAAGTCCGGAACGTGACGCCGGTCAGTCACAGCTAG
- a CDS encoding LSU ribosomal protein L17p produces MRHRCKVPKLSMTSDRRRAVLAGQAKDLILYGKVDTTPARAKATQALAERLVTWARKGDQAAQRRAFSVLQSKEATEKLFVELGPRYRDRDGGYTRVLKLGPRRGDGAEMARLTWT; encoded by the coding sequence ATGCGCCATCGCTGCAAGGTACCCAAGCTCAGTATGACGAGTGATCGCCGGCGGGCAGTGCTGGCTGGGCAAGCGAAGGATCTCATTCTGTACGGCAAGGTGGACACGACCCCCGCGCGGGCGAAGGCGACGCAGGCGTTGGCCGAGCGACTCGTGACGTGGGCGCGCAAGGGTGACCAGGCGGCGCAACGCCGTGCGTTCTCGGTCCTTCAGAGCAAGGAAGCGACGGAAAAGCTCTTTGTCGAGCTTGGTCCTCGCTATCGCGACCGCGACGGGGGGTACACCCGGGTCCTCAAGCTCGGGCCGCGGCGGGGAGACGGGGCGGAGATGGCCCGCCTCACCTGGACCTAG
- a CDS encoding LSU ribosomal protein L18p (L5e), with product MAIRTRNEHRLKRKARIRRRVHGTADRPRLAVYKSLHHVYAQIVDDDQGKTLASASTLCAELRARGARNTVEGARAVGALVAQRAREGGIRRVVFDRSGYPYHGKVRALAEAAREGGLEF from the coding sequence ATGGCCATACGAACGCGCAACGAACATCGACTTAAGCGAAAGGCACGCATCCGACGCCGGGTCCACGGGACCGCGGACCGCCCGCGGCTCGCGGTGTACAAGAGCCTCCACCACGTGTACGCCCAGATCGTGGACGATGACCAGGGGAAGACGCTCGCCTCTGCTTCCACACTGTGCGCGGAGCTCCGCGCGCGCGGTGCAAGGAACACGGTGGAAGGGGCGCGTGCGGTGGGGGCCTTGGTGGCCCAGCGAGCGCGCGAAGGTGGGATTCGCCGGGTCGTGTTCGATCGCTCGGGCTACCCCTACCACGGCAAGGTTCGTGCCCTGGCCGAGGCGGCTCGCGAGGGAGGGCTTGAGTTCTGA
- a CDS encoding Methionine aminopeptidase, with the protein MIALKTAAEIGVVAENARLLGGILVGVALRARPGVATDELDAWAESQIRDAGAEPAFKGYHGYPATLCVSVNEEIVHGIPSARKLRDGDIVSLDLGLRRAGYYADAALTVGVGRISPEAERLLAVTRGALQEAIRAARLGGHVSDLSHAIGRYVDRHGFHVVREFVGHGIGRDLHEDPQIPSFGVAGQGTVLREGMVLCPEPMVKGDDLPVRILEDGWTAVTASGSLAAHYEEMVVVTADGPWVLTGGIWEAFCRRRT; encoded by the coding sequence GTGATCGCCCTCAAGACCGCGGCCGAGATCGGCGTTGTCGCCGAGAACGCCCGTCTCCTCGGTGGGATCCTCGTTGGGGTTGCCCTGCGGGCGAGGCCCGGCGTGGCGACGGACGAACTGGACGCCTGGGCCGAGTCCCAGATCCGCGACGCCGGGGCCGAGCCAGCGTTCAAGGGATACCACGGCTATCCGGCCACGCTGTGTGTGTCTGTGAACGAGGAGATCGTCCACGGCATTCCCTCCGCGCGGAAGCTGAGGGACGGGGACATCGTGTCGCTCGACCTCGGGCTGCGCCGTGCGGGGTACTACGCAGACGCGGCACTAACGGTCGGGGTGGGACGCATCTCGCCCGAGGCCGAGCGGTTGCTTGCCGTCACGCGTGGTGCCTTGCAGGAGGCGATTCGGGCAGCTAGACTTGGCGGACACGTTTCGGATCTATCCCACGCGATCGGCCGGTATGTGGATCGCCACGGGTTTCACGTGGTTCGGGAGTTCGTGGGCCATGGCATTGGCCGGGATCTGCACGAGGATCCGCAGATTCCGAGCTTCGGCGTAGCCGGGCAGGGAACGGTGTTAAGGGAGGGGATGGTGCTGTGCCCGGAGCCGATGGTGAAGGGTGACGACCTCCCTGTACGCATCTTGGAAGATGGGTGGACTGCGGTGACGGCCAGCGGGTCGCTCGCTGCGCACTACGAGGAGATGGTGGTCGTCACCGCCGATGGGCCCTGGGTGCTCACGGGCGGGATTTGGGAGGCCTTTTGTCGAAGAAGGACGTGA
- a CDS encoding Translation initiation factor 1, with amino-acid sequence MSKKDVIRARGEVTEVLPDSMYRVKLDNEHDALCVASGRMRKNFIRVVVGDRVIVEFSPYDLTRGRIVYRET; translated from the coding sequence TTGTCGAAGAAGGACGTGATTCGGGCGCGAGGGGAAGTCACGGAAGTCCTGCCCGACTCGATGTACCGGGTGAAGCTGGACAACGAGCACGATGCGCTGTGCGTGGCCTCGGGCCGGATGCGGAAGAACTTCATCCGAGTGGTGGTCGGCGATCGCGTGATCGTGGAGTTCTCCCCGTACGATCTCACCCGGGGACGGATTGTGTACCGCGAGACATAG
- a CDS encoding Adenylate kinase, whose translation MRNVILLGPPGAGKGTIAARVAENADLLHLSTGDVLRDEVARGTRLGELARGFMERGELVPDDVVLAMVRERVAGRDGVLLDGFPRTLAQAEGLARFLPVDVVVYLAVAKDEVVRRLSGRRVCGACGAVYNVVSERPQREGRCDRCGGELRQRPDDAPEVVARRYEVYEKDSRPLVEHYARQGVLVTVDAARPAHEVAADVAKVLRA comes from the coding sequence GTGAGGAACGTGATCCTCCTCGGTCCGCCGGGAGCGGGAAAGGGGACGATCGCGGCGCGGGTGGCGGAGAACGCTGACCTGTTGCACCTTTCAACCGGCGATGTCCTGCGCGACGAGGTGGCGCGCGGGACGAGGCTCGGGGAACTGGCCCGCGGGTTCATGGAGCGCGGAGAGCTCGTGCCGGACGATGTCGTATTGGCGATGGTTCGGGAACGGGTTGCCGGGCGAGACGGCGTGCTGCTCGATGGGTTCCCGCGTACGTTGGCGCAAGCCGAGGGTCTAGCTCGGTTCCTTCCCGTAGACGTTGTGGTGTACCTTGCGGTGGCGAAGGACGAGGTTGTGCGACGGCTGAGCGGCCGGAGGGTGTGCGGGGCGTGTGGGGCGGTGTACAACGTGGTGAGCGAGCGGCCGCAGCGCGAGGGGCGCTGTGACCGCTGTGGCGGAGAGCTGCGCCAGCGGCCCGACGACGCTCCGGAGGTGGTGGCGCGGCGGTACGAGGTCTACGAGAAGGACTCGCGACCTCTCGTCGAGCACTACGCCCGCCAGGGGGTGCTCGTGACGGTAGATGCGGCGCGTCCGGCCCACGAGGTCGCCGCTGACGTGGCGAAGGTGCTCCGCGCGTGA
- a CDS encoding LSU ribosomal protein L15p (L27Ae), translated as MLRLDNLRPAPGSKKRRKRVGRGYSSGHGGHESGKGTKGQNSRSGVTVRPGYEGGQTPFWMRFPKRGFHNVARVEYAVVNVGDLDALFSAGDEVSLDVLTQRGIVKDPKCGLKILGHGELTKALVVKADRFSQAARTKIEAVGGRAEGGEPPAAAGSGEEA; from the coding sequence ATGCTGAGGCTCGATAACCTGCGGCCGGCCCCCGGAAGCAAGAAGCGCCGCAAGCGTGTGGGGCGAGGGTACAGCTCGGGCCACGGTGGCCACGAGTCGGGCAAGGGGACCAAGGGTCAGAACTCGCGATCCGGGGTCACGGTGCGACCGGGGTACGAAGGCGGCCAGACGCCATTCTGGATGCGGTTTCCCAAGCGGGGATTCCACAACGTGGCCCGCGTCGAGTACGCCGTGGTCAACGTGGGTGACCTGGACGCCCTGTTTTCTGCCGGTGACGAGGTCTCATTGGACGTGCTCACCCAACGGGGGATCGTGAAGGATCCCAAATGCGGTCTGAAGATCCTCGGTCATGGCGAACTGACAAAGGCCCTCGTCGTCAAGGCGGATCGGTTCAGCCAAGCGGCGCGAACGAAGATCGAGGCAGTCGGAGGACGAGCCGAAGGCGGCGAGCCCCCAGCGGCCGCTGGCTCGGGTGAGGAGGCGTAG
- a CDS encoding LSU ribosomal protein L6p (L9e), with amino-acid sequence MSKIGKKPIRIPSGVEVVVHPGRVVVRGPHGTLECPYEPEFVTITIRDGEVHVERKAERAPFRARHGLYRALIANMIRGVTEKWQKELEIQGLGYRARAEGRALVMELGYSHPVRYEIPDGIEFAVPDPARIVIRGIDNRLVGQVAADIRAFHPPEPYRGTGIRYRGEEIVRKAGKLGAKG; translated from the coding sequence ATGTCCAAGATCGGGAAGAAGCCTATCCGGATACCGTCGGGGGTTGAAGTCGTGGTTCATCCCGGCCGGGTCGTCGTCCGGGGTCCCCACGGGACGCTAGAGTGTCCCTACGAACCGGAGTTCGTGACGATCACGATCCGCGACGGGGAGGTTCACGTCGAGCGCAAGGCCGAGCGGGCCCCGTTTCGTGCCCGGCATGGTCTGTACAGGGCTCTCATTGCGAACATGATCCGCGGCGTTACCGAGAAGTGGCAGAAGGAGCTGGAGATCCAGGGGTTGGGGTACCGGGCACGCGCAGAGGGACGGGCCCTGGTGATGGAGCTTGGCTATTCCCACCCCGTGCGCTACGAGATCCCTGATGGGATTGAGTTTGCGGTTCCCGACCCTGCCCGGATCGTGATCCGGGGGATCGACAACCGGTTGGTGGGCCAAGTTGCGGCGGACATCCGGGCGTTCCATCCACCCGAGCCCTACCGCGGCACCGGCATCCGCTACCGCGGGGAGGAGATCGTTCGCAAGGCGGGTAAACTGGGGGCGAAAGGGTGA